The Sinomicrobium kalidii genome contains a region encoding:
- the rplK gene encoding 50S ribosomal protein L11, translating into MAKEVSKVVKLQVRGGAANPSPPVGPALGAAGVNIMEFCKQFNARTQDKQGKVLPVVITVYKDKSFDFIVKTPPAAVQLKEAAKIKSGSGEPNRKKVASVTWDQVKTIAEDKMQDLNAFTVESAMSMVAGTARSMGLTVKGEKPLKS; encoded by the coding sequence ATGGCAAAAGAAGTAAGTAAAGTAGTTAAACTACAAGTTAGGGGAGGTGCTGCGAATCCGTCGCCACCGGTTGGACCCGCTTTAGGTGCTGCCGGAGTTAACATCATGGAGTTCTGTAAGCAGTTTAATGCGCGTACACAGGACAAACAGGGCAAGGTATTGCCTGTTGTTATCACGGTTTATAAAGATAAGTCGTTCGACTTTATCGTAAAGACACCGCCGGCGGCAGTTCAATTAAAGGAAGCGGCTAAGATTAAAAGTGGTTCCGGAGAACCTAACCGTAAGAAAGTGGCAAGTGTTACCTGGGATCAGGTGAAAACTATTGCCGAAGACAAGATGCAGGATCTCAATGCGTTTACCGTAGAGTCTGCCATGAGTATGGTGGCGGGTACAGCGAGGTCTATGGGATTAACGGTTAAAGGTGAGAAGCCTCTTAAATCTTAA
- the nusG gene encoding transcription termination/antitermination protein NusG — MAEALVKRWYVVRAVSGQENKVKSYIENEVARLGYSDYVDEVLVPTEKVVQIRNGKKVNKERVYFPGYVMVKANLGGEVTHIIKSITGVIGFLGEVKGGDPVPLRKSEVNRMLGKVDELSVKTDNVVIPYSVGETVKVIDGPFNGFNGTVEKVNEEKRKLEVMVKIFGRKTPLELSYMQVEKI; from the coding sequence ATGGCAGAAGCATTAGTCAAAAGGTGGTATGTAGTAAGAGCGGTGAGTGGTCAGGAAAACAAGGTGAAGTCCTATATCGAAAATGAAGTGGCCCGCCTTGGCTATTCCGATTATGTAGATGAAGTTCTTGTGCCCACCGAAAAAGTGGTCCAGATACGCAATGGCAAGAAAGTGAACAAAGAACGGGTTTACTTTCCGGGCTATGTAATGGTTAAGGCCAATCTGGGTGGTGAGGTGACTCATATTATAAAATCCATTACCGGGGTTATTGGTTTTCTCGGAGAGGTGAAGGGCGGAGATCCCGTGCCTTTGCGTAAGTCTGAGGTGAACCGTATGCTCGGTAAGGTGGATGAACTGTCTGTGAAAACAGATAATGTAGTGATACCTTATTCCGTAGGGGAGACCGTTAAAGTGATTGACGGGCCTTTCAACGGGTTTAACGGTACGGTTGAAAAAGTAAATGAAGAGAAGCGCAAGCTGGAGGTAATGGTGAAGATTTTCGGCCGGAAAACTCCGCTGGAACTTAGCTACATGCAGGTAGAGAAAATCTAA
- the secE gene encoding preprotein translocase subunit SecE: MTIIGYIKESFAELKHSVTWPTWAEGQRLMVVVAVFSILFSLAIWGVDTVFGELIRLYYGNLS; this comes from the coding sequence ATGACAATAATAGGTTATATAAAAGAATCTTTCGCAGAATTAAAACACAGTGTTACCTGGCCAACCTGGGCCGAAGGGCAAAGGTTGATGGTTGTGGTAGCTGTTTTTTCTATATTGTTTTCTTTGGCTATATGGGGAGTAGATACTGTTTTTGGCGAATTGATAAGGCTGTATTACGGTAATTTGAGTTAA
- the tuf gene encoding elongation factor Tu, with protein MAKETFDRSKPHLNIGTIGHVDHGKTTLTAAITKVLADAGFSEVRSFDQIDNAPEEKERGITINTSHVEYQTANRHYAHVDCPGHADYVKNMVTGAAQMDGAILVVAATDGPMPQTREHILLGRQVGVPKIVTFLNKVDLVDDEELLELVDMEVRDLLSFYEYDGDNAPVIQGSALGALNGEQKWVDSVMELMDAVDSWIDLPERDIDKDFLMPIEDVFTITGRGTVATGRIETGVAKTGDPVEIIGMGAEKLTSTITGVEMFRKILDRGEAGDNVGLLLRGIEKTQIRRGMVICKPGSVTPHTKFKAEVYILKKEEGGRHTPFHNNYRPQFYLRTTDVTGTISLPDGVEMVMPGDNLTITVELINSVACNVGLRFAIREGGRTVGAGQVTEILD; from the coding sequence ATGGCAAAGGAAACTTTTGATCGTTCCAAACCGCACTTGAATATTGGTACTATTGGACACGTGGATCACGGTAAGACAACTTTAACCGCTGCTATTACTAAAGTTCTGGCGGATGCCGGATTTTCCGAAGTAAGAAGCTTTGATCAGATTGATAACGCTCCTGAAGAAAAAGAAAGGGGTATTACGATTAATACATCTCACGTAGAATATCAAACAGCGAATCGTCACTACGCACACGTTGACTGTCCTGGTCACGCCGACTATGTGAAGAACATGGTTACCGGTGCTGCTCAGATGGACGGAGCTATCCTCGTGGTTGCCGCTACTGACGGTCCTATGCCGCAAACTCGTGAGCACATCCTTCTCGGACGTCAGGTAGGCGTGCCGAAAATTGTTACCTTCCTGAACAAAGTGGACCTCGTAGATGATGAAGAATTGTTGGAGTTGGTTGATATGGAAGTAAGGGATCTGTTGAGTTTCTATGAGTATGATGGAGATAACGCTCCTGTTATTCAGGGGTCTGCACTTGGTGCGCTCAACGGAGAGCAAAAATGGGTAGATTCAGTAATGGAGCTTATGGATGCTGTGGATAGCTGGATAGATCTTCCGGAAAGGGACATAGATAAGGATTTCCTTATGCCTATCGAAGATGTGTTTACTATTACAGGACGTGGTACCGTGGCTACCGGACGTATCGAGACCGGTGTTGCGAAAACCGGAGACCCTGTAGAGATCATCGGTATGGGGGCTGAAAAACTGACTTCTACGATTACCGGAGTTGAGATGTTCCGTAAGATACTTGACAGAGGTGAGGCCGGAGATAACGTTGGTCTTCTTTTGAGGGGTATTGAAAAGACTCAGATAAGAAGAGGTATGGTAATCTGTAAGCCTGGTTCTGTGACTCCGCACACCAAATTCAAAGCTGAGGTGTATATCCTCAAGAAAGAAGAAGGCGGACGTCATACACCTTTCCATAACAACTACCGTCCCCAGTTCTACTTAAGGACTACAGACGTTACAGGTACTATTTCTTTGCCTGACGGAGTGGAAATGGTTATGCCTGGTGACAACCTGACTATAACCGTTGAGTTGATAAACTCTGTAGCATGTAATGTAGGTCTGCGTTTTGCTATCCGTGAAGGTGGTAGGACTGTAGGAGCTGGACAAGTTACTGAGATACTCGACTAA
- the hpf gene encoding ribosome hibernation-promoting factor, HPF/YfiA family gives MRVNMQSVNFTADGKLVDFIQKRMDKLENYYDRIVSSDVYLKVENTSVKENKVVEVKVHVPGDEFMVKKQCKTFEEGMDTAAGSLERVLLKRKEKLRAYI, from the coding sequence ATGAGAGTAAACATGCAATCTGTGAATTTTACTGCGGATGGAAAACTGGTGGACTTCATTCAGAAAAGAATGGATAAACTGGAGAATTATTACGACAGGATCGTGTCTTCCGATGTCTATTTGAAAGTGGAGAACACCAGTGTAAAGGAAAATAAAGTGGTCGAGGTCAAAGTTCATGTGCCGGGCGATGAATTTATGGTCAAGAAACAGTGTAAGACATTCGAAGAAGGGATGGACACCGCAGCAGGTTCGCTGGAGCGGGTGTTGCTCAAACGCAAAGAGAAACTCAGGGCGTATATATAG
- a CDS encoding tyrosine-type recombinase/integrase produces the protein MSVTAFLEYLRLEKKYSSHTIGAYAADLRFFADFCAAEYDVTDISAVAYPLIRSWVVKLVDDGLSNRTVNRKIASLNAYYRFLVRTKTIKVNPLAKHKSLKTPKKVEVPFSEAEMEAVLRSISYEDNFEGLRDRCMIELFYATGMRRSELINLKIGDIDFSGNTIKVLGKRNKERIVPLLPHLKAIVEDYMEKRKEVATTASGDILILVKNGNKIYETLVYRVINRYFSEVSFKVKKSPHILRHTFATHILNKGADLNSVKELLGHSSLASTQVYTHNSIAQLKEVYGETHPRNKK, from the coding sequence ATGTCGGTTACGGCTTTTCTGGAATATCTCCGCCTGGAGAAAAAGTATTCTTCGCATACGATCGGGGCCTATGCGGCAGATTTGCGTTTTTTTGCAGATTTCTGTGCAGCCGAATACGATGTGACCGATATCAGTGCTGTTGCTTATCCCCTTATCAGGAGCTGGGTGGTGAAACTGGTGGATGACGGGCTTTCCAACCGCACCGTAAACCGAAAGATAGCTTCGCTCAATGCATACTACAGATTTCTGGTCCGAACAAAAACCATAAAGGTGAACCCGCTTGCCAAACACAAGTCCCTGAAAACACCCAAAAAAGTGGAAGTGCCCTTTTCGGAGGCGGAAATGGAAGCTGTGCTTCGCTCCATTTCGTATGAAGATAATTTTGAAGGGCTCCGTGACAGGTGTATGATAGAATTGTTTTACGCCACCGGGATGCGGAGGAGCGAACTCATAAACCTGAAGATCGGGGATATCGATTTTTCCGGCAATACCATTAAGGTACTGGGAAAACGCAACAAGGAGCGGATTGTTCCTTTGCTGCCACACCTGAAAGCTATTGTAGAGGACTATATGGAGAAAAGAAAGGAAGTGGCTACAACAGCCTCGGGGGATATCTTAATTTTAGTTAAAAATGGTAATAAAATTTATGAAACACTTGTTTATCGGGTGATAAATCGCTATTTTAGTGAGGTGTCTTTTAAGGTGAAAAAGAGTCCGCATATTTTGAGGCATACATTTGCGACTCATATACTTAATAAAGGCGCGGATCTAAACTCGGTAAAAGAATTGTTAGGGCATTCCAGTCTCGCTTCCACACAGGTGTATACACATAATAGTATTGCGCAATTAAAGGAAGTATACGGAGAAACGCACCCCAGGAACAAGAAATGA
- the rpsU gene encoding 30S ribosomal protein S21: MLIIPIKEGENIDRALKRFKRKFDRTGTMRQLRSRQQFTKPSVKRRSQIQKAQYIQQLRDQEDI; encoded by the coding sequence ATGTTAATAATACCGATAAAAGAAGGCGAAAATATAGACAGAGCGCTGAAGCGTTTTAAAAGGAAGTTTGATCGTACAGGGACGATGCGTCAACTGCGTTCCCGTCAGCAATTCACAAAACCTTCTGTGAAAAGGAGATCGCAAATCCAGAAAGCGCAATACATTCAGCAGCTGAGAGACCAGGAAGATATTTAG
- a CDS encoding alpha-amylase, with product MENLHQKLLKCKSMLLGGGLLMVMSACHKEGPLESETEMHDPDAQYVLASREDLKPIGSGVMMQAFYWDVPAGGTWWDHLSARVADWSAAGIDAIWLPPVSKAHNGAYSMGYDPFDYFDFGEYDQMGSVETRFGSAAELENLIDEAHQNRLSVIADIVINHNSGGDAEDNIFTGTQTYTDYNPASGMFYRDMYDFHPNDFHNNDSGTFGGFADLCHHKDHVQDWLWKNTNSVARYYRGQVGFDGWRFDYVKGFEPWVVKAWKDEVGGFAVGEYWDGNAATLDWWTGEAGVSAFDFACYYRMRDAFEGNDLTRLNDDMLWKRNPMQAVTFVTNHDTDEIYNGKMLAYAYILTHEGYPAVFYRDYEEWLDKDKLNNLIWIHNNLAGGDTSILYADNDEYIARRNGYNGPGLIVYINNSDARQERWVETNWAGTTIKDYTGHSGWEPATQSDKWVKIEVPPKGYSVWSVK from the coding sequence ATGGAAAATTTACACCAAAAATTATTAAAATGTAAAAGTATGCTCCTCGGTGGAGGGCTGTTAATGGTGATGTCGGCATGTCATAAAGAAGGGCCGCTGGAAAGTGAAACCGAAATGCATGACCCGGATGCTCAATATGTACTGGCCTCACGTGAAGACCTGAAACCGATAGGCTCTGGGGTGATGATGCAGGCTTTTTACTGGGATGTCCCTGCGGGAGGAACCTGGTGGGACCATTTGAGTGCCAGGGTGGCTGATTGGAGCGCTGCAGGGATCGATGCCATATGGTTGCCGCCGGTGTCGAAGGCGCATAACGGGGCGTATTCCATGGGGTACGATCCGTTCGATTATTTTGATTTTGGCGAATACGACCAGATGGGGAGTGTAGAGACCAGGTTCGGATCGGCAGCGGAATTGGAAAACCTGATCGACGAGGCGCATCAGAACCGGTTAAGTGTTATTGCGGATATTGTTATTAATCATAACAGCGGCGGTGATGCCGAAGATAATATTTTCACCGGAACGCAGACCTATACCGATTACAATCCTGCTTCGGGCATGTTCTACCGGGATATGTATGATTTTCACCCGAATGATTTTCACAATAATGACAGCGGTACTTTCGGCGGGTTTGCAGATTTGTGTCATCACAAGGATCACGTGCAGGACTGGCTTTGGAAAAACACCAATTCCGTGGCCAGATATTACAGGGGTCAGGTGGGGTTTGACGGATGGAGGTTCGACTATGTGAAAGGGTTTGAACCCTGGGTGGTAAAAGCGTGGAAGGATGAAGTTGGTGGTTTTGCTGTCGGGGAGTATTGGGATGGCAATGCGGCTACATTGGATTGGTGGACCGGGGAAGCCGGAGTCAGTGCGTTCGATTTTGCCTGTTACTACCGGATGAGAGATGCTTTTGAAGGGAACGACCTTACCAGGCTCAATGACGATATGTTGTGGAAGCGAAATCCCATGCAGGCCGTCACCTTTGTGACTAATCACGATACCGATGAGATATATAACGGTAAGATGCTGGCCTATGCCTATATTCTTACCCACGAAGGCTATCCTGCTGTTTTTTACAGGGATTACGAGGAATGGCTGGACAAGGACAAGCTGAATAACCTGATCTGGATACACAACAACCTGGCCGGAGGGGATACTTCCATTCTTTACGCCGACAATGATGAATATATAGCCAGAAGGAACGGTTATAACGGTCCCGGGCTAATTGTCTATATCAATAATTCAGATGCCCGGCAGGAAAGATGGGTAGAGACCAACTGGGCCGGCACCACTATTAAAGATTATACCGGGCACTCCGGGTGGGAGCCCGCTACCCAATCTGATAAATGGGTTAAAATAGAAGTGCCGCCCAAAGGATATTCTGTCTGGTCTGTAAAGTAA
- a CDS encoding acyl-CoA dehydrogenase family protein, with translation MNFDYSETQQMVKSSAMEFAEQYIRPHIMEWDEEQVFPVELFKKAGEFGFMGVLVPEQYGGSGLGYHEYIAVIEEISRVDPSIGLSVAAHNSLCTNHILEFGNEEQKQKWLPRLATGEWIGAWGLTEHNTGSDAGGMNTTAVKEGEEWVLNGAKNFITHGKSGDVAVVIVRTGEKGDSKGMTAFVVERGTAGFNSGKKEDKLGMRASETAELVFDNCRIPDANRLGNVGEGFIQSMKVLDGGRISIGALSLGIAKGAYEAALKYSKERKQFGKAICEFQGVSFKLADMATEIELSELLLHKAAFGKNAGRDITKISAMAKMYASEACVKIANEAVQIHGGYGYTKDFPVEKFYRDAKLCTIGEGTTEIQKVVISRQILK, from the coding sequence ATGAACTTTGACTATTCCGAGACCCAGCAAATGGTCAAGTCCTCGGCAATGGAATTTGCGGAACAATATATAAGGCCTCATATCATGGAATGGGATGAGGAGCAGGTGTTTCCTGTGGAATTGTTTAAAAAAGCCGGGGAATTTGGCTTTATGGGAGTTTTGGTTCCCGAACAGTACGGAGGTTCCGGGCTGGGGTATCATGAATACATAGCGGTCATCGAGGAAATTTCTAGGGTAGACCCTTCCATCGGGCTCTCCGTGGCGGCACATAATTCGCTTTGTACCAATCATATCCTTGAGTTTGGTAATGAAGAACAAAAACAGAAATGGCTGCCCAGACTCGCTACCGGAGAGTGGATCGGGGCATGGGGACTGACGGAACACAATACGGGCTCTGATGCCGGAGGGATGAATACCACCGCCGTAAAAGAAGGAGAGGAATGGGTGTTGAATGGAGCAAAGAATTTTATAACCCATGGAAAAAGCGGGGATGTTGCCGTGGTCATAGTGCGGACCGGGGAAAAAGGAGATTCCAAGGGAATGACGGCTTTTGTTGTGGAAAGAGGGACAGCCGGGTTCAATAGCGGAAAGAAAGAAGATAAACTGGGAATGCGTGCCAGTGAAACTGCCGAACTTGTTTTTGATAATTGCAGGATTCCCGATGCGAACAGGCTGGGAAATGTAGGGGAAGGATTTATACAGTCGATGAAAGTGCTGGACGGCGGCAGGATATCCATAGGGGCACTCTCCCTGGGAATTGCCAAAGGAGCTTATGAAGCAGCATTGAAGTATTCAAAGGAACGAAAGCAGTTTGGGAAAGCTATATGTGAGTTTCAGGGGGTATCCTTTAAACTTGCGGATATGGCTACCGAGATAGAATTGTCGGAACTGTTGCTGCACAAGGCTGCGTTCGGGAAAAATGCCGGGCGTGATATCACCAAGATAAGTGCCATGGCAAAAATGTACGCTTCCGAAGCTTGTGTAAAAATAGCCAATGAAGCCGTACAGATACACGGAGGTTATGGCTATACCAAGGACTTCCCGGTGGAGAAATTCTACAGGGATGCCAAATTGTGTACCATAGGAGAGGGAACTACTGAGATACAGAAAGTAGTTATTTCCAGGCAGATATTGAAGTAG
- a CDS encoding methyltransferase domain-containing protein: MKETDVTSAFRSVDTLSDIDYVVHFLDRAGQNPSVKDCKRYMEAQMHIRPGDRILDFGCGTGNDVRRLAELTGNKGLVTGIDISKKLIEIARSRHSETDLPITFTVASADELPFEDASFDICRAERLLMHVADPAKVIDEMLRVTRPGGRIVIFDIAFDATATYHTNREFTRRIIRYVSDNIANGWIGSHLGMLLKTRRAEDVKVIPHTLTPDYEFLKFIISPVLTTAVENGIFKQQEIDHWWAELAKAQQQDYFLYTFQGFIVSGKKAGR, from the coding sequence ATGAAAGAGACAGATGTAACTTCAGCTTTCCGGAGTGTGGACACACTATCAGATATTGATTATGTGGTTCACTTTCTGGACCGCGCCGGCCAAAACCCCTCGGTAAAGGATTGCAAACGTTATATGGAAGCACAAATGCACATCCGCCCCGGAGATCGTATACTGGACTTCGGATGCGGGACAGGGAACGATGTAAGGAGACTGGCTGAACTTACGGGCAACAAAGGCCTGGTAACCGGCATTGACATCAGTAAAAAACTTATTGAAATTGCCCGTTCCCGTCATTCCGAAACAGATCTGCCCATCACATTTACGGTGGCTTCGGCAGATGAACTCCCGTTTGAAGATGCTTCCTTTGATATTTGCAGGGCAGAACGGTTGCTGATGCATGTAGCCGACCCCGCTAAGGTTATTGATGAAATGCTCCGGGTAACCAGACCAGGCGGCCGGATTGTGATTTTTGACATAGCGTTCGACGCTACTGCCACCTATCATACGAACAGGGAATTCACCCGTAGAATTATCCGGTATGTAAGTGACAATATCGCTAACGGGTGGATCGGATCACATCTCGGTATGCTGTTAAAAACCAGACGGGCGGAAGACGTAAAAGTGATTCCCCACACCCTAACCCCCGATTATGAATTTCTGAAATTTATCATTTCCCCCGTCCTGACAACCGCTGTTGAGAATGGGATTTTTAAGCAACAGGAGATCGATCACTGGTGGGCCGAGCTGGCCAAAGCGCAGCAGCAGGACTATTTTCTCTATACCTTCCAGGGGTTCATCGTATCCGGTAAAAAGGCAGGCAGATAG
- a CDS encoding ComEA family DNA-binding protein: protein MKIFSHFRFNKNERSGIFFLLLLIILAQAFYFLMASRAAGEKHEIPDNTWVRYQEAIDSLKRIKIKEKDTVYPFNPNYISDYKGYVLGMTVEEIDRLRQYRAAGKFVNTVSGFREVTGISDSLLDKISPYFRFPSFAKNEGTTYTDKHTAPVVKDDTKKKDLNAASADDFMVVRGIGRKLSARIVKYRALLGGFSVNQQLYEVYGLDSAIVNRALQYFDVVKPPEIEVLDINSVSLNKLASLVYLDREDAVKIIAYRSEHEIGALEELTEIEGFSSEKINRIRLYLRVK, encoded by the coding sequence ATGAAAATATTTTCCCACTTCCGTTTTAATAAGAACGAACGAAGCGGGATTTTCTTTTTATTACTTCTCATTATACTGGCACAGGCCTTCTATTTTCTGATGGCTTCCCGGGCAGCGGGAGAAAAGCATGAAATACCGGACAACACATGGGTTCGGTATCAGGAAGCAATAGATTCACTGAAAAGAATCAAAATAAAGGAAAAGGACACCGTTTATCCTTTTAACCCCAATTATATTTCAGACTACAAAGGGTATGTGCTGGGGATGACCGTAGAAGAAATAGACAGGTTGCGCCAATACCGTGCTGCGGGCAAGTTTGTAAATACGGTTTCCGGGTTTCGGGAGGTAACGGGCATTTCCGATTCACTGTTAGATAAAATATCTCCGTACTTCCGGTTTCCGTCTTTTGCGAAAAACGAAGGAACAACATATACGGATAAACATACGGCGCCCGTCGTTAAGGACGATACTAAAAAGAAAGATCTGAACGCTGCCTCTGCCGATGATTTTATGGTTGTCCGGGGTATCGGAAGAAAATTGTCGGCACGTATTGTGAAATACAGGGCGTTGCTGGGTGGGTTCTCCGTAAATCAACAACTTTATGAAGTGTATGGCCTGGATTCCGCCATAGTAAATCGGGCATTGCAATATTTTGATGTTGTAAAACCACCGGAAATAGAAGTGCTCGATATTAATTCGGTCTCGCTGAATAAACTCGCTTCCCTGGTATATTTGGACCGGGAGGATGCTGTAAAAATAATCGCCTACAGAAGTGAGCACGAAATCGGGGCTCTGGAGGAATTGACGGAAATCGAAGGTTTTTCTTCTGAAAAAATAAACAGGATCCGGTTGTATTTAAGGGTGAAATAA
- a CDS encoding sodium-dependent transporter: MTKTKESWGSRVGLILAMAGNAVGLGNFLRFPVQAVENGGGAFIIPYLVCFLLMGIPLLFIEWSSGRFGGKFGNHSTPYILDTMTKGRILKYIGVFGIFTNIAVAAYYAYIESWTMSYVLHSIKGTFIGMDQSEVANFFLSYTDVLHSTTGIPYEAVIFYVLCLTINVYVLSKGLGGVEKVAKIGMPLLILFGVVLAIRGLTLGTSGASEIFPDANAWDGLNFLWTPQYESILDLKVWMAAAGQIFFTLSVGMGTVHCYAAYVKSKDDIALNSVSAGFMNEFIEVVIGSSIVIPIAAGYLGMDWVLENAGFGMAFQTMPYLFQQWGTVFAAIAGVMWFGLLFFSGITSSLAMGTPCVSFMQDEFGWERKKGAWAFGLITLIMGLPTVFFFQEGVFSEYDYWAGTVSLVVFAMMETILFSWVFGLKKGWREINMGADIKIPGIYKYIIKYVTPAILIIVFLGTMFAPEGNDWSGNINSLFSGNGWALDNLSIIKKVTNAGLQEQIAQATDPEEISRLRENMSAVNMARGFLLSLLIFILVLIYLSYKKRVREGRVTRV, encoded by the coding sequence ATGACAAAGACTAAAGAATCCTGGGGCTCCAGGGTTGGGCTTATTCTTGCCATGGCAGGAAATGCCGTAGGACTGGGCAATTTTTTGCGGTTCCCGGTCCAGGCAGTGGAAAACGGAGGAGGAGCTTTTATAATCCCCTACCTGGTGTGTTTTTTGCTTATGGGGATTCCCCTGTTGTTTATAGAATGGTCTTCCGGAAGGTTTGGAGGGAAATTCGGTAATCACAGTACACCTTACATTCTGGACACCATGACCAAGGGCAGAATACTCAAGTACATCGGGGTATTCGGCATATTTACCAATATTGCCGTAGCTGCATATTACGCCTACATCGAATCCTGGACCATGTCATATGTGCTGCATTCCATAAAGGGGACGTTTATCGGGATGGACCAGTCTGAAGTGGCCAATTTCTTCCTCTCGTATACCGATGTGCTTCACAGTACTACGGGGATTCCATATGAAGCCGTTATTTTTTATGTGCTTTGTCTTACTATTAACGTATATGTCCTCTCCAAGGGATTGGGAGGAGTTGAAAAAGTAGCCAAGATCGGGATGCCGTTGCTCATCCTCTTCGGGGTGGTGCTGGCCATAAGGGGACTCACCCTCGGAACCAGCGGGGCCTCCGAAATATTTCCGGATGCCAATGCCTGGGACGGATTGAATTTCCTGTGGACCCCGCAGTACGAGTCCATACTCGACCTGAAGGTGTGGATGGCAGCAGCCGGACAGATATTCTTTACCCTATCCGTGGGTATGGGTACCGTACACTGTTATGCGGCTTATGTGAAGAGTAAGGACGATATAGCGTTGAATTCCGTTTCCGCAGGTTTTATGAACGAGTTTATTGAAGTGGTGATCGGGAGTTCCATAGTGATTCCCATAGCAGCCGGGTACCTCGGAATGGACTGGGTGTTGGAAAATGCCGGTTTCGGAATGGCGTTCCAGACCATGCCCTATCTCTTCCAGCAGTGGGGAACCGTGTTTGCGGCGATTGCGGGAGTTATGTGGTTCGGGCTGTTGTTCTTTTCCGGGATAACCAGCTCCCTTGCCATGGGGACGCCCTGTGTGAGTTTTATGCAGGACGAATTTGGCTGGGAAAGGAAAAAAGGGGCCTGGGCCTTCGGCCTGATTACCCTGATCATGGGGTTGCCCACCGTATTCTTCTTCCAGGAAGGGGTTTTTAGCGAATATGACTACTGGGCGGGAACGGTGAGCCTTGTTGTTTTTGCAATGATGGAAACCATTTTGTTCTCCTGGGTGTTCGGTCTGAAAAAAGGATGGCGGGAGATCAATATGGGGGCAGATATTAAGATCCCTGGTATTTATAAATACATTATCAAATATGTGACCCCGGCCATACTGATCATCGTTTTTCTCGGAACGATGTTTGCCCCTGAAGGGAATGACTGGTCGGGAAATATAAACAGCCTTTTTTCCGGAAACGGATGGGCGCTGGATAACCTTTCCATTATAAAAAAGGTTACCAACGCAGGGCTCCAGGAGCAGATAGCGCAGGCTACGGACCCGGAAGAGATCAGCAGGTTGCGGGAAAACATGTCCGCTGTAAACATGGCACGGGGATTTCTGTTGTCCTTATTGATATTTATACTGGTATTAATATATTTGTCGTATAAGAAAAGAGTAAGAGAAGGGAGGGTAACAAGAGTATGA